One part of the Saprospiraceae bacterium genome encodes these proteins:
- a CDS encoding tetratricopeptide repeat protein, with protein MRKLNIFLSSFLFSTTLLFAQFEKGIKPAVNGQQLIVNSQQSIVNGQQSIVNNQKSKVNNTYAVVVGISDYQDPGIPDLRFADRDAEAFKNYLRSNAGGNLDGDHLKVLINEKATMAQFANALDWLIENAKEGDQSIIYFSGHGDVEKKTLTQPGFLLCWDAPARVYMAGGAFNLRDIQEVISTLTIQNKSKVIVITDACRSGTLAGSSVGGSQATAANLAKQYANEIKIMSCQPNEYSIEGEQWGGGRGVFSFHLIDALYGLADKDDDQFITLQEVGRYLEDHVSEEVAPIRQVPMISGDRYQKLSIVDTSIVNTLKSGKTNQSVMLVSIESKGIEEQILSTVDTSIKELYRLFKKSLKDKIFLEPKSACADTYYEKLIAVPKLEHLFSTMRRNYASALQDDAQQVINKWLISDPNEIALSKVNQILKYQLYPSYLDRAIELLGKQHYMYSNLYARKLFFEGYLKHIYLLNLKVTNREFGESVLKKYREALQLQPESPHIYSCMMNVYFNQFQQLDSAEYCARRATELAPRWFLPYSILGGLYAQNIITFGKITTDLEKAKIFIELAEKTDSFLTQINAIHLNCKVSYYLASNQVYKAEMLMKELIQLDSTNSTYYDALGTTYLLSKRYEEAEEFMKKAILKDSTAVDFYYNLGIVYFETFKYKDAERLYKKVIQMDSNYVNAYYNLGVLYSNQQLWIDAERQLKKVLKLDSTDAFTYNQLGFIYEKVARHTEAEKYLLKSISLDSTNLNTQTNLGMLYIQMNRISEAEWQFNKILTVEPGYSIGMIHLGEVYLKLNRVIEAEKLFSKAIQQDSDNSLAFLHLAVVYSNLKSEVQSWKYLEEALKKSSISFEMLQIDLDVKIFREQKEKWDVLMKKYFPDKIKN; from the coding sequence ATGAGAAAATTAAACATCTTTCTTTCCAGCTTTTTATTTTCAACTACCCTGCTTTTTGCCCAATTTGAAAAAGGTATAAAACCAGCTGTCAATGGTCAACAGTTAATAGTTAATAGTCAGCAGTCAATAGTTAATGGTCAACAATCAATAGTTAATAATCAAAAGTCAAAAGTCAATAATACCTATGCGGTAGTTGTTGGAATTTCAGATTATCAAGACCCAGGTATTCCTGATTTGCGTTTTGCAGATAGGGATGCCGAAGCATTTAAAAATTATCTTCGATCAAATGCAGGAGGTAACTTAGATGGAGATCATTTGAAAGTGTTGATCAATGAAAAAGCCACTATGGCGCAATTTGCAAATGCATTGGATTGGTTGATAGAGAATGCAAAAGAAGGAGATCAGTCGATTATTTATTTTTCTGGACATGGAGACGTTGAGAAAAAAACATTGACACAACCCGGATTTTTATTATGTTGGGATGCGCCAGCGAGAGTCTACATGGCTGGTGGTGCGTTTAATTTGAGAGACATTCAGGAAGTCATTTCTACACTTACCATTCAAAATAAATCGAAAGTAATTGTCATCACAGATGCATGTCGTTCCGGAACGCTTGCAGGAAGTTCAGTAGGAGGATCACAAGCAACTGCAGCAAATCTTGCCAAACAATATGCCAATGAAATTAAAATCATGTCTTGTCAACCCAATGAATACAGTATAGAAGGCGAACAATGGGGGGGAGGCCGAGGTGTATTTTCATTTCATTTGATCGATGCATTATATGGATTGGCTGATAAAGATGATGATCAGTTCATTACGCTGCAGGAAGTTGGTCGGTATCTTGAAGATCATGTTTCTGAAGAAGTAGCACCTATAAGACAAGTACCAATGATTTCGGGGGATAGATACCAGAAACTGAGCATTGTGGATACATCTATTGTAAATACATTAAAATCCGGAAAGACAAATCAATCGGTTATGTTAGTGTCGATTGAATCGAAGGGTATAGAAGAACAGATTTTATCAACAGTTGATACAAGTATCAAAGAACTGTATAGGCTTTTCAAAAAATCATTAAAAGATAAAATATTTTTAGAACCTAAAAGTGCATGTGCAGATACTTATTATGAAAAACTAATTGCCGTGCCTAAGTTGGAACATCTGTTTTCTACCATGCGACGTAATTATGCTTCAGCGTTGCAGGATGATGCACAACAGGTGATTAATAAGTGGCTAATAAGTGATCCTAATGAAATTGCACTTTCAAAAGTCAATCAGATTTTAAAATACCAGCTTTATCCAAGTTATCTGGATCGGGCAATCGAATTGCTTGGAAAGCAACATTATATGTACTCCAACTTGTATGCCCGAAAACTTTTTTTCGAGGGTTATTTAAAGCATATTTATTTATTAAATCTGAAAGTTACGAATCGGGAATTTGGTGAGAGTGTCTTAAAAAAATACCGCGAAGCACTGCAGTTACAACCTGAATCGCCACATATTTATTCTTGCATGATGAATGTATACTTCAATCAATTTCAACAATTGGATTCGGCAGAGTATTGTGCACGTCGGGCTACTGAACTTGCTCCGAGATGGTTTCTACCGTATTCCATTCTGGGTGGGTTATACGCTCAAAATATTATTACTTTCGGGAAAATTACAACAGATCTGGAAAAAGCCAAAATTTTTATAGAATTGGCTGAAAAAACGGATTCATTCTTGACTCAAATAAATGCTATTCATCTAAACTGCAAAGTGTCATATTATCTAGCTTCCAACCAAGTATACAAGGCGGAGATGCTAATGAAAGAATTAATACAATTGGATTCAACAAATTCAACTTATTATGATGCTTTAGGAACTACTTACTTGTTAAGTAAGCGGTATGAGGAAGCAGAGGAGTTTATGAAGAAAGCAATTTTAAAAGATTCAACAGCTGTTGATTTTTATTACAACCTTGGAATTGTCTATTTTGAAACCTTCAAATATAAAGATGCTGAAAGACTTTACAAAAAAGTGATTCAAATGGATTCTAATTATGTAAATGCATATTACAATCTTGGAGTTCTCTATTCTAATCAACAACTTTGGATTGACGCGGAAAGGCAATTAAAGAAAGTTCTTAAACTCGATTCGACGGATGCATTTACCTATAACCAACTTGGATTTATTTACGAGAAAGTGGCAAGACATACCGAAGCTGAAAAGTACTTATTGAAATCCATTTCACTGGATTCTACTAACCTGAATACACAAACGAATCTTGGCATGCTTTATATCCAAATGAACAGAATATCCGAAGCAGAATGGCAATTTAATAAGATTCTTACCGTAGAACCGGGCTATTCAATCGGTATGATCCATCTTGGAGAAGTTTATTTAAAATTGAATCGTGTAATAGAAGCAGAAAAACTATTCAGTAAAGCCATACAACAAGATTCTGATAATTCTTTAGCATTCTTGCATCTGGCAGTGGTTTATAGCAATTTAAAAAGTGAAGTACAATCCTGGAAATATTTAGAAGAGGCATTGAAAAAATCCTCGATTAGTTTTGAAATGTTGCAAATTGATTTGGATGTTAAAATATTTCGGGAACAGAAAGAAAAATGGGATGTATTGATGAAAAAATACTTTCCGGATAAAATAAAGAATTGA
- a CDS encoding tetratricopeptide repeat protein, which translates to MDLVIRNIVFFLFFVSTIIAQNKAVSQSEKGISPSKIVNNQKSIVNNTYAVVVGISDYQDPSIPDLRFADKDAEAFANYLSSDAGGKLDVDHLKVLLNEKATVAQFAIALDWLMEVVKENDQVIIYFSGHGDVEKKTITQPGYLLCWDAPARVYLAGGALALPMFQDIITTLSAQNKAKVIVVTDACRSGKLAGSSVGGSQITGANLAKQYSNEIKILSCQPNEYSIEGEQWGGGRGAFSYHLVDALYGMADNNNDLIVNLQEAGRYIEDHVSAEVAPVSQVPMVLGNRNDVLSKVDPSLLASIKSGKSNQMSFLSSIDSRGIEEDVLSMVDTSVRLTYRLFKQALKDKAFLEPVNACAETYLNQLIQEPKFERLHSTIKRNYAAALQDDAQQMLNRLLISDPTIYGLSVKLQTNRYELFPKYLERSAELLGEKHYLYYILKARMNFFKGYLLQLSNVNFNKNIGLRSIEYFNKAILFQADFPLPYWQLCNVYGRIFNKLDSSKYFAKRAMDLQPNWLLPYLSMAIIMYNSFKQFEAADQYFELANQIDSNSAVILNGIGVKYFEQKKYTKAEEYYKKAVLKAPLFVYPYRNLGDLYLESRRFIESEEMFKLALQLDPMNEYSISSLANLYLKTKQYTKSEIYYVEALKIDSNAINFQNLGFFYTKTKKYKQAEQYFIKAIQLDSSLAIAFSNLGYIKMETKRLNEAEQNFIKAIQLDPSLAIAFSNLGHIQKETNRFNEAEKNLKTAIQLDPNLAVAYLNLGWMQKYTKRFNEAEQNFKRAIELDPNSDNYNGLGSLYVANQKFNKAEMVLKKAFQLDSLHQSSINSLGYLYYITGRLKESLEFFQLSYKIDPTDNYVLNSLACLYGHLNQVEKAFTYLNLALEQGWNNIEQLENDDDLLLLRNQKEKWKALMKKYFPDKMKNEK; encoded by the coding sequence ATGGATTTAGTAATAAGAAATATTGTCTTTTTTCTTTTTTTTGTTTCAACAATTATAGCACAGAATAAAGCTGTCTCACAATCCGAAAAAGGAATATCACCTTCAAAAATAGTCAATAATCAAAAGTCAATAGTCAATAATACCTATGCAGTTGTCGTCGGCATCTCCGACTACCAAGACCCCAGCATTCCCGATCTTCGTTTTGCAGATAAAGATGCAGAAGCTTTTGCAAATTATTTAAGTTCTGATGCGGGTGGTAAATTGGATGTTGATCATTTAAAAGTATTATTAAATGAAAAAGCAACGGTAGCACAATTTGCAATTGCATTAGATTGGTTGATGGAAGTAGTAAAAGAAAATGATCAGGTTATTATCTATTTTTCAGGTCATGGAGATGTAGAAAAAAAGACGATTACCCAACCCGGATATTTACTATGTTGGGATGCACCGGCAAGAGTATATCTGGCAGGTGGAGCCTTAGCACTTCCTATGTTTCAAGATATCATCACAACACTCTCAGCGCAGAATAAAGCAAAAGTCATTGTTGTAACAGATGCATGTCGATCTGGAAAATTAGCTGGAAGTAGTGTTGGAGGTTCACAAATTACAGGCGCCAATCTTGCCAAACAATATTCCAATGAAATTAAAATACTTTCCTGTCAACCGAATGAATATTCTATTGAAGGAGAACAATGGGGCGGTGGTAGAGGTGCCTTTAGTTATCACTTGGTAGATGCATTATATGGAATGGCTGATAACAATAATGATCTGATTGTAAATCTTCAGGAAGCAGGAAGATATATTGAAGATCATGTAAGTGCTGAGGTTGCGCCAGTGAGTCAGGTTCCGATGGTATTAGGCAACAGAAACGATGTTTTGTCTAAGGTAGATCCAAGTCTACTTGCTTCCATTAAATCAGGAAAGTCAAATCAGATGAGTTTTTTATCTTCAATCGATTCTAGAGGAATAGAAGAAGATGTGTTGTCAATGGTAGACACTTCTGTAAGATTGACTTATCGATTGTTCAAACAAGCTTTAAAAGACAAAGCATTTTTAGAGCCAGTTAATGCATGCGCTGAAACTTACTTAAACCAATTAATTCAAGAGCCAAAATTTGAACGATTGCATTCCACAATCAAGCGAAATTATGCAGCTGCGTTGCAGGATGATGCACAGCAAATGTTGAATAGGTTATTAATTTCTGATCCGACAATATATGGTTTGTCTGTTAAATTGCAAACAAATAGATACGAACTATTTCCTAAGTATTTGGAAAGATCTGCAGAATTGCTTGGGGAAAAACATTACTTGTACTACATTTTAAAGGCAAGAATGAATTTTTTTAAAGGATATTTATTACAATTATCAAATGTCAATTTTAATAAGAATATAGGACTTCGATCCATAGAATATTTTAATAAGGCTATTCTTTTTCAAGCAGATTTTCCATTGCCTTATTGGCAACTATGTAATGTATATGGTCGAATTTTTAATAAATTGGATTCTTCAAAATATTTTGCAAAACGTGCTATGGATCTACAACCAAACTGGCTTCTTCCTTATTTGTCAATGGCCATAATCATGTACAATTCATTCAAACAATTTGAAGCTGCTGATCAATATTTTGAATTAGCTAACCAAATTGATTCAAATTCAGCGGTCATTTTAAATGGCATAGGTGTAAAGTACTTTGAACAAAAAAAATATACTAAAGCTGAAGAGTATTATAAAAAAGCTGTACTGAAAGCTCCGCTATTTGTATACCCTTATAGAAACCTCGGTGATTTATATTTGGAAAGTAGAAGATTCATTGAATCTGAAGAAATGTTTAAGCTTGCCCTTCAATTAGACCCAATGAATGAGTATTCAATTTCATCACTTGCAAATTTATATTTAAAAACAAAACAATATACCAAATCTGAAATATATTATGTCGAAGCTCTAAAAATTGATTCAAATGCAATTAATTTTCAAAATTTAGGTTTTTTCTATACTAAAACTAAAAAGTATAAGCAAGCGGAACAATATTTTATTAAAGCAATACAACTTGATTCAAGTCTTGCTATTGCTTTTTCAAATCTTGGGTATATTAAAATGGAAACCAAACGGTTAAATGAAGCAGAACAAAATTTTATTAAAGCAATTCAACTTGATCCAAGTCTTGCTATTGCTTTTTCAAATCTTGGGCATATTCAAAAGGAAACCAATCGGTTTAATGAAGCAGAAAAAAATTTGAAAACAGCAATTCAACTTGATCCAAATCTTGCTGTAGCTTATTTAAATTTAGGCTGGATGCAAAAGTATACCAAACGGTTTAATGAAGCAGAGCAAAATTTTAAAAGAGCCATTGAACTCGACCCTAATTCAGACAATTATAATGGATTAGGATCATTGTATGTAGCAAATCAAAAATTCAATAAAGCAGAAATGGTTTTGAAGAAAGCTTTTCAACTAGATTCATTACATCAAAGTTCTATTAATAGCCTTGGATATCTTTATTACATAACCGGTCGGTTAAAGGAATCATTGGAATTTTTTCAATTGTCATATAAAATTGATCCAACTGATAATTATGTACTGAATAGTCTTGCGTGTTTATACGGACACCTCAATCAAGTAGAGAAGGCATTTACATATTTGAATCTTGCATTGGAGCAAGGATGGAATAATATTGAGCAGTTGGAAAACGATGATGATTTATTGCTTTTGCGAAATCAAAAAGAAAAATGGAAGGCACTGATGAAAAAATATTTTCCCGACAAGATGAAAAATGAAAAATAA
- a CDS encoding caspase family protein, which translates to MKSSVIQSVLFLFSICLFSQQKGASPLPLIEQKLSNTNTYAVVIGISDYQDPNIPDLRFADKDAEAFANYLRSNAGGNLDVDHLKVLLNENATVAQFAIALDWLMEVVKENDQVIIYFSGHGDVEKKTITQPGYLLCWDAPSRVYLAGGALALPMFQDIIATLSTQNKAKVMVITDACHSGKLAGSSVGGSQITGANLAKQYANEIKILSCQPNEYSIEGEQWGGGRGAFSYHLIDALYGMADNNNDLIVNLQEAGRYIEDHVSSEVSPISQVPMVLGNRTDPLSNVDSKMLASLKSGKSNQMSFLSAIDPRGMEEDVLANVDTSVLLIYKLFKQALKDKVFLEPMNACVETYYAQLIIEPKLKRLHSTLRRNYAAALQDDVQQVINKLMTMENTEILLYRLERLKKYSSYPRLLERAADLLGSNHYIYPTLKARKSFFEGWLLQLESPLNPDSILANRILEKYRHSVTLQPDFALAYFQMSSVFNRLSPNLDSLLFYHYKYIELAPTWTWAINQTSTLLIKSKIKFDVAKKLLDQSLLINSTNADTWTKVGMFYYHWFETNRDYRHLDSMEACLQKALGIDSLNYDTWNWLGILHFNGRNDESGSLPFFQKAIEMHNPSANVYMYIGAVHANAGNLKEAESFYKKGLSIEPYHDLCLIYLARIYMKTHRGEEGKVLLQKAMAYDSTTTRVQSNLGYTFYNNAYYPEAEIAFKRTIALDSYNIGGWLGLGDVYWKTKQYAELEQVYLKATTINPKNAVLFRYLGDFYLFTNRDNEAKFAYKKALHLNSKAYNSLMGLATVYARIQDIPLSFKYLRQSLEAGFSDFKSLDKKPEFALLRTKPEWMALMKKYFPEKIKN; encoded by the coding sequence ATGAAAAGTAGTGTCATTCAATCAGTCCTATTTCTATTTTCCATTTGTCTTTTTTCGCAGCAAAAAGGAGCAAGTCCTCTTCCACTTATAGAACAAAAACTATCAAATACAAACACATATGCTGTCGTCATCGGTATCTCCGATTATCAGGATCCCAACATACCTGACCTGCGTTTTGCGGATAAAGACGCCGAAGCATTTGCCAACTATCTTCGGTCAAATGCAGGGGGAAATTTAGATGTTGATCATTTAAAAGTATTACTCAATGAAAACGCAACCGTTGCGCAATTCGCCATTGCATTAGATTGGTTGATGGAAGTGGTAAAAGAAAATGATCAAGTCATTATATATTTTTCAGGACATGGCGATGTCGAGAAGAAAACCATTACACAACCAGGTTATCTCTTATGTTGGGATGCACCATCCAGAGTTTACTTGGCAGGCGGAGCTTTAGCGCTTCCCATGTTTCAAGATATTATTGCAACACTTTCCACACAGAATAAAGCAAAAGTGATGGTCATTACTGATGCTTGCCATTCTGGAAAATTAGCGGGAAGTTCAGTTGGTGGATCACAAATCACAGGTGCGAATCTTGCCAAGCAATATGCGAATGAAATTAAAATATTATCCTGTCAACCCAATGAGTATTCCATCGAAGGGGAACAATGGGGCGGAGGACGTGGAGCCTTTAGTTATCACTTGATCGATGCCTTGTATGGAATGGCAGACAACAACAATGATCTCATTGTAAACCTTCAAGAAGCTGGAAGATATATAGAAGATCATGTGAGTTCAGAAGTTTCGCCAATCAGTCAGGTTCCAATGGTATTAGGAAACAGAACTGACCCGCTGTCTAATGTGGATTCAAAAATGCTGGCTTCCCTTAAATCAGGAAAGTCAAATCAAATGTCATTTTTATCTGCCATTGACCCGAGAGGAATGGAAGAGGATGTTTTGGCCAACGTAGATACATCAGTTCTATTGATCTATAAATTATTTAAACAAGCCCTCAAGGATAAAGTGTTTTTAGAACCCATGAATGCTTGTGTAGAAACTTATTACGCTCAATTGATAATTGAACCCAAATTAAAGCGATTGCATTCAACGTTGAGACGAAATTATGCTGCTGCTTTACAGGATGATGTGCAACAGGTTATCAACAAATTGATGACAATGGAGAATACAGAAATCCTCCTCTATCGCCTCGAACGGCTCAAAAAGTATTCATCCTATCCGCGCTTACTAGAACGTGCTGCCGACTTGCTAGGATCAAACCATTATATTTACCCAACTTTGAAGGCGAGGAAATCATTTTTTGAAGGATGGCTCCTGCAACTGGAAAGCCCACTTAACCCAGATTCAATACTAGCCAATAGAATTTTAGAAAAATACAGACATTCAGTTACGTTGCAACCTGATTTTGCATTAGCATATTTTCAAATGAGTAGTGTATTCAATAGACTTTCCCCAAATTTAGATTCCTTGTTGTTTTACCATTACAAGTACATCGAATTGGCACCTACTTGGACTTGGGCAATAAACCAAACATCCACCCTTCTTATCAAATCCAAAATTAAATTTGACGTTGCAAAAAAACTCCTTGATCAATCGTTATTAATTAATTCAACTAATGCAGATACTTGGACAAAAGTGGGAATGTTTTATTATCATTGGTTTGAAACTAATAGAGACTATAGACATTTGGATAGCATGGAGGCATGCCTTCAAAAAGCATTGGGCATAGATTCCTTAAATTATGATACCTGGAATTGGCTCGGAATATTGCATTTCAATGGGCGAAATGACGAATCAGGTTCATTGCCTTTTTTTCAAAAAGCTATAGAGATGCACAATCCATCAGCCAATGTTTATATGTACATTGGTGCAGTTCATGCTAATGCTGGGAACCTTAAGGAAGCAGAAAGTTTCTATAAAAAAGGTTTATCCATTGAGCCTTACCATGATTTATGTTTAATTTATTTGGCACGCATCTATATGAAAACCCATCGAGGGGAAGAAGGCAAAGTATTGCTTCAAAAAGCTATGGCATACGATTCAACAACCACAAGGGTCCAATCTAACTTAGGGTATACTTTTTATAATAATGCCTATTATCCCGAAGCAGAAATAGCTTTCAAAAGAACAATTGCATTAGACTCTTACAATATCGGTGGTTGGTTAGGGCTTGGAGATGTTTACTGGAAGACAAAGCAGTATGCAGAACTGGAGCAAGTGTATTTAAAAGCCACTACAATAAACCCTAAAAATGCAGTTTTATTTAGATATCTAGGCGATTTCTATCTCTTTACCAATAGAGACAATGAAGCTAAATTTGCTTATAAAAAAGCATTGCATTTGAACTCAAAAGCTTATAACTCATTAATGGGTTTAGCAACCGTTTATGCCAGAATACAAGATATTCCTTTATCATTTAAATATCTCAGACAATCATTGGAAGCTGGCTTTTCTGACTTCAAATCGCTCGATAAAAAACCGGAATTTGCTCTGCTCCGCACAAAACCAGAGTGGATGGCATTGATGAAAAAGTATTTTCCGGAAAAAATTAAAAATTAA
- a CDS encoding caspase family protein: MKNHIIIIVLTLFVSATVAQQSNTKTQSEKGIAPLKVVSNQSSIVSNTYAVVVGISDYQDPGIPDLRFADKDAEAFANYLSSDAGGKLDVDHLKVLLNEKATVAQFAIALDWLMEVVKENDQVIIYFSGHGDVEKKTITQPGYLLCWDAPARVYLAGGALALPMFQDIITTLSAQNKAKVIVVTDACRSGKLAGSSVGGSQITGANLAKQYSNEIKILSCQPNEYSIEGEQWGGGRGAFSYHLVDALYGMADNNNDLIVNLQEAGRYIEDHVSAEVAPVSQVPMVLGNRTDVLSKVNVEILAAIKSGKSSQTMMLSAIDTKGMEEDVLSMVDTSVRMTYKLFKQALKDKIFLGPDNACADTYYEQLIKEPKLERLHSTIKRNYAAALQDDAQQAINKYMKADVREISLSHKAKVVRYNDFPRQLNRAASLLGQQHYLYRTLQSRRAYFEGFPLIYGGEFTQDMLKNAAANFHEALAWNPDMPLAHLGMAWIHGYGWAQSDSAEYYIKLATQNSPTWIWPYVQLSKIYSTMIFDFLKAKEYLDLAAQIDSTSPLYWEAEGSYFFQQKRYSEAELVLKKIIESASSTICLPCSQNMLVQIYLSTERLNEAMDLAQKLVSGDSSNFSSHNMMGVVLTKMGRYKEAENEFRISVELSYNNTNPESLMYYWKAYIYQEQKEVAKAFEAFEQSIKLGYDDYTWMQVDPDIAPLRKNTEEWNALMKKYFPKEIK, translated from the coding sequence ATGAAAAACCACATAATAATAATTGTATTGACTCTTTTTGTTTCTGCAACGGTTGCGCAACAATCTAATACTAAAACGCAATCGGAAAAAGGAATAGCCCCTTTAAAAGTCGTCAGTAATCAGTCGTCAATCGTTAGTAACACTTACGCCGTTGTTGTTGGCATCTCTGACTATCAGGATCCTGGAATTCCCGACCTGCGATTTGCTGATAAAGATGCAGAAGCTTTTGCAAATTATTTAAGTTCTGATGCGGGTGGTAAATTGGATGTTGATCATCTGAAAGTATTGTTAAATGAAAAAGCAACTGTGGCGCAATTTGCAATTGCATTAGATTGGTTAATGGAAGTTGTAAAAGAAAATGATCAGGTAATAATTTATTTTTCAGGTCATGGAGATGTAGAAAAAAAGACGATTACCCAACCTGGATATTTATTATGTTGGGATGCACCGGCAAGAGTATATCTGGCAGGTGGAGCCTTAGCACTTCCTATGTTTCAGGATATTATCACAACACTCTCAGCGCAAAATAAAGCAAAAGTCATTGTTGTAACAGATGCATGTCGATCTGGAAAATTAGCTGGAAGTAGTGTTGGCGGTTCACAAATTACAGGCGCCAATCTTGCCAAACAATATTCCAATGAAATTAAAATACTTTCCTGTCAACCGAATGAATATTCTATTGAAGGAGAACAATGGGGCGGTGGTAGAGGTGCCTTTAGTTATCACTTGGTAGATGCATTATATGGAATGGCTGATAACAATAATGATCTCATAGTGAATTTGCAAGAAGCAGGAAGATATATAGAAGATCATGTGAGTGCCGAGGTCGCACCTGTGAGTCAGGTTCCAATGGTATTGGGCAATAGAACGGATGTATTATCAAAAGTAAATGTAGAAATACTTGCTGCAATAAAATCCGGAAAGTCAAGTCAAACTATGATGTTGTCGGCAATTGATACAAAGGGAATGGAAGAAGATGTTTTATCAATGGTTGATACTTCTGTTAGAATGACCTATAAATTATTCAAACAAGCATTAAAGGATAAAATATTTTTAGGTCCGGACAATGCATGTGCAGACACCTATTATGAACAATTGATTAAGGAGCCAAAATTGGAAAGATTGCATTCCACTATAAAAAGAAATTATGCCGCTGCTTTGCAAGATGATGCACAGCAGGCAATTAACAAATACATGAAAGCAGATGTGCGTGAGATTAGTCTATCACATAAAGCAAAAGTCGTCCGTTATAACGATTTCCCTCGGCAATTAAACCGCGCTGCAAGTTTGCTTGGGCAACAACATTATCTATATCGAACCTTACAGTCTCGAAGAGCATATTTCGAAGGATTTCCGTTGATTTATGGTGGAGAATTCACACAAGATATGCTTAAAAACGCAGCGGCAAATTTTCATGAAGCACTTGCATGGAACCCTGACATGCCGCTCGCACATTTGGGGATGGCATGGATCCATGGTTATGGATGGGCACAATCCGATTCTGCAGAATATTACATTAAATTGGCTACCCAGAATTCTCCTACTTGGATATGGCCTTATGTGCAACTGTCGAAAATCTATTCAACTATGATTTTCGATTTTCTTAAGGCAAAGGAATACCTTGACCTTGCTGCTCAGATAGATTCTACCTCACCACTATACTGGGAAGCAGAAGGCAGCTATTTTTTTCAACAAAAAAGATACAGTGAAGCTGAACTTGTATTAAAAAAAATCATTGAAAGTGCTTCCTCCACAATTTGCCTGCCTTGTTCTCAAAATATGCTGGTACAAATTTATCTATCAACCGAAAGATTGAATGAGGCGATGGACCTTGCTCAAAAATTGGTTTCAGGAGATTCCTCAAATTTCTCTTCACACAATATGATGGGGGTTGTTTTGACTAAAATGGGAAGGTATAAAGAAGCTGAAAACGAATTCAGAATATCTGTGGAACTATCTTACAATAATACTAATCCTGAAAGTTTAATGTATTATTGGAAGGCATATATTTATCAAGAACAAAAAGAAGTAGCTAAAGCATTTGAGGCATTTGAACAATCTATAAAACTTGGTTACGACGATTATACTTGGATGCAAGTGGACCCGGATATCGCCCCATTGCGCAAAAACACTGAGGAGTGGAATGCATTGATGAAAAAATATTTTCCTAAAGAAATTAAATAG